The genomic interval GCATCTGGGGATGCAACGGCAATCACGAGATTTACGCGAAGGCCGAAGAACGCTCGCAGGCATTGTTCCAGCAGCACGGCATGACCCTGCTCCGGCAGGAAAACCGTCAGATCGAATTCAATGGAGCAAAGTTCAACTTGATCGGCGTGGACTATCAGCGCGACCAGATGGTCGCCGGTCCCAAAATGCCGATGCTCTACGACGCCAATTCTCTCGTGCGGCGAGACATGCCGAACATTCTGCTCTCCCACAATCCCAACAGCTTCAACCGCGCGGCGGAGATGGGAATCGAACTGAGCCTGGCCGGTCATACACACGGAGGACAGGTGAAATTCGAGATTCTCGACAAGAACATCACTCCGGCACGTTTTATTACCGACTTCCCCGCGGGTCTGTTCGATTTACCTCTGTCCGGCAGCTCTGTTGCATCCAACCTGAAGCGGTCATTTCTGTATGTGAATCGCGGGCTTGGAACCTTCGCCTTACCGGCGCGGCTGGGTGTGGAACCGGAGATCACGCTTCTGACGCTGAGAAGCGTTTGAGCCGCAGAAATTGCGGCGTTAGAGCAGTTTGCTAGTAGTCCCACTTCTCGCGTGTTTCGGTTGACGAAACCACCTCCAAGCGATTTCACTAGTTCGCATGGCCGTGGGGATGAACTTGAAACGCATTGATAAAGTTGCTGTCCTTGGCGCCGGAACGATGGGTGCGCGCATTGCTGCTCACCTGGCGAATGCCGGCGTTCCCTCTTACCTGCTCGACATCGTGCCGCCCGACGCCGACGGTCCTGCCCGCAATAAGATTGCGCAGGCCGGACTGGATGGTGCGATCAAATCGAAGCCCGCGGCATTCTTCGAGCCCTCTCTCGCCAAGTTGGTGAAGGTCGGCAACTTCGATGACAACCTGAAATGGCTGTCCGAATGTGATTGGGTGATCGAAGTCGTCGTCGAGAACGTGGAGATCAAGCGCTCCCTCTTGCGCAAGGTCGAACAGGTACGCAAACCCGGAACGATCATCACCACCAATACCAGCGGACTACCCGTGGCCAGCATCGCCGAAGGATTCTCGGAAGACTTCCGGCGCATGTGGTTCGGCACACACTTTTTTAATCCGCCGCGCTATATGCGCCTGCTGGAGATTATCCCCACGCCGGAATCGGACAAATCGGCCATGGATGCGATCGCACACTTCTGCGACGTGCGTCTTGGAAAAGGGATTGTCTGGGCGAAGGACACGCCGAATTTCATCGCCAACCGCATCGGAACCTTCTCGGCGTTGAACGTTATGAAGGCCATGCAGGAGATGGACCTTTCGATCGAAGAGGTGGACGCGCTCACCGGCACCGCAGTGGGCTGGCCAAAGACAGCGACATTTCGCCTCATGGACCTTGTCGGCCTCGACATCCTCGGTCACGTTGTCTCCAACATGACGGCCAATGTGAAGGACGAGCGCGGCGACCTTAAGATCCCCGACTTCTATCGTCAAATGATCGAGCGGAAAATGCTCGGCGATAAGACCAAGGGCGGCTTCTACAAGAAGGTCAAGGGACCGGAAGGCGAACAGCGTCTCGGACTCGACTGGAAAACTCTCGAATACCGTCCGCGCCAGAAGGCACATTTCGCTTCCCTCGAGATGGCCAAGAACATTGAGGACACGGCGCAGCGCCTGAAGATGCTGCTCAACCTTGACGGAAGCAAGCCAGACAAGGCCGGCCACTTCCTCTGGCGTACCCTGAGCGATCTTTGGAACTACGCCGCAAATCGTGTTCCGGAGATCAGTGACACGGTTGTCGAAATCGACCGTGCCATGAAACTGGGCTTTAACTGGGAGATGGGTCCGTTTGAGTTGTGGGACGCCGCCGGTGTAGAAGCTACCGTCGCCCGGATGAAGAAGGAAGGCAAGCCGGTAGCCACGAACGTCGAGAAACTTCTGGCGGCCGGCGTCAAGACCTGGTACGAGGACTGTCCGCACGCCGCGTCGGGCAGATCGTACTTCGACCTGCGCTCGAATTCCTATGAACATGTCCAGGTTCCTGAAGGAGTCTGGTCTGTTACGGTCGCGAAGAAATCCGAAGGCGTAGTAAAGAAGAATGCCGGCGCATCGCTCGTTGACCTCGGCGACGGCATCGGCTGCATCGAGTTCCACTCGAAAATGAACGCAATCGGCGGCGACATCGTCCAGTTGATTACTGAGACTTTGAAACCGGGTTCTCAGGTCGGCGCCAACTTCGATGGGTTCGTGATCACCAACGACGCCTCGAACTTCTCCGTCGGCGCGAACATCATGCTTCTGCTTATGTCGATTCAGGAAGGCGAGTGGGACGAGATCGACTTCATGATCCGCGGCTTCCAGAACATGACGCAGGCCATCAAGTTCTCGCCGAAGCCGGTGGTCTGTGCGCCTTTCGGCATGACGCTCGGCGGCGGTTGCGAAGTAGCCCTGCACTCGTCTGTCCGGCAGCCGCACGCGGAGCTCTATATGGGACTGGTGGAAGTCGGAGTGGGATTGCTGCCCGGTGGCGGCGGTTGCAAGGAAATGACGCTGCGTGCCGTCGATGCCGCGACTTCAATTCGTCCGGATGGACGTGGCGAGTCCGTCGAACTGATGGAAGCCATGAAGCGCGTGTTTGAAACTGTTGCCATGGCGAAGGTGTCAACGTCGGTGAACGAAGCACGCAATCTGGGCTTCCTCTCCCATAGTGACCTCGTCAGCATGAATCGCGAGCGCCAACTTTCGGACGCGAAAGCCTGCGCTCTTGAGCTGGCACGGCTCGGATACAAGCCTCCGGTGCCGAGAACGGACGTTCCCGCTCCAGGCGAAAACATTCTTGCCACGCTGAAACTGGGCGTTCACATGATGCGTCAGGGCGACTACATCAGCGACCACGAGCAAAAAATCGGCAACAAGGTCGCTGAGGTGCTCTGCGGTGGAGCGGTTTCACCAGGAATGCCAGTCAGCGAGCAGTATCTGCTCGATCTGGAACGTGAAGGATTTAAGTCGCTCTGTGGGGAGCGAAAGACGCAGGAGCGGATTCAGTACACACTGAAGACCGGCAAACCCCTGCGGAACTAGTGGGATTTTAGGAAATCGCTATGCTTGAAGTCGTAATCGTTTCATCTGTTCGTACTCCCGTAGGCAAAGCCTATAAGGGTACGCTCCGCGCCACGCGGCCTGATGATCTGGCCGCAGTGGCGATTAAGGGCGCACTCGAACGCGTGCCTCAACTCGATCCGAAAGAGATTGAAGATGTCATCATCGGATGCGCGATGCCGGAGGCCGAGCAGGGCATGAACGTTGCTCGTATCGCTTCCCTGCGCGCCGGACTGCCCGTCGAATGCTCCGCCATGACGATCAACCGTTTCTGCTCGTCAGGATTGCAGGCGATCTCTCTGGCAGCGGACGCGATCGCAGCCGGCCGCGCGGAAGTCGTCGTTGCCGGCGGAACCGAGTCCATGACCATGATCCCCATGGGTGGACACAAGGTCTCTGCGAATCCGTGGCTCGTTTCGAATTATCCGGATGCCTATCTCTCGATGGGTTTGACGGCGGAGCGTTTGGCGAAGCGCTACGGCATCACCCGCGAGCAGGCCGATGAGTTTTCCTTGCGCTCGCATAAGAACGCCATCGCCGCCATCCAATCCGGCAAGTTCGATGACGAAATTGTTCCCGTACCCGTAAGCTTCACCACCCCGAACGGTTCGAAGCCGAAGCGTACGGAAATCGTCTTCAAGGTCGACGAAGGCCCGCGTGCCGACACCACAATAGAAGCACTCTTAGCGCTCAAACCTGCCTTTCACGTGAAAGGCACTGTCACCGCCGGTAACTCGTCCCAGATGTCGGACGGAGCAGCGGCATCGGTCGTAATGTCTGCCGAGAAGGCGAAAACGCTCGGCCTTAAGCCACTCGCTCGCTTTGTCGCATTTGCCACTGCCGGATACAAGCCGGAAGAGATGGGTATCGGGCCGGTTTACGCGATCCCGAAGGCACTGAAGATCGCCGGCCTCAAACTCGGCGACATCGACGTCATCGAGTTGAACGAAGCCTTCGCCGCTCAGTCGCTGAGCGTCATCAAGGAAGGTGGTCTCGACCCAGAGAAGGTGAATCCAAATGGAGGGGCCATTGCACTCGGCCATCCGCTGGGATGCACCGGAGCCAAACTAACGGCGTCTATCATCCGTGAACTCAAGCGGCGCAACGGGCGTTATGGAATCGTGACGATGTGCGTCGGCGGTGGAATGGGCGCAGCAGGAATTATCGAAAGCATGCAATAAAAGACGGGAGAGCACTATGGCAACAGCAGCAATTCCGAAGAACAAGATTATGGGTGCGAGTTTCCTCCTTGAGGATCGCACTCCCGAAGAAGTCTTTACCCCCGAAGATTTCAACGAACAGCATGTGCTCATCGCCCAGACGGCAGAGGAGTTCGCAACCAAGGAAATCGTCCCCGCCAACGATGCGATCGAAGCCAAGCAGTTTGACGTCACCCGCGGTCTGCTGAAAAAAGGCAGCGAGCTCGGCCTCTCTTCCGTAGACATCCCCGAGGAATACGGCGGGATGGAGATGGACAAGGTGACCTCCGCGATCATCGCTGATCGAATCGCGAAGTCTGGAAGCTTTTCAGTCGCCTGGGGCGCTCACGTGGGTATTGGCACGCTGCCGATCGTGTGGTTCGGCACCGCCGAGCAGAAAGCCAAGTACCTGCCGAAGCTGGCCTCCGGCGAATACATCGGCGCTTACGCCCTTTCGGAATCCTCCTCCGGTTCGGACGCCCTGAGCTTGCGAACCAAGGCCGTTCTCTCGCCCGACGGAAAGCATTACATCCTTAACGGCGAAAAAATGTGGATCTCGAACGCGGGGTTCGCCGACGTCTTCATTGTGTTCGCGAAGATCGACGGCGAGAAGATGACTGCCTTCATCGTCGAGCGCACGTTTCCCGGCTTCAACGTAGGAGCTGAAGAGCACAAGATGGGAATCCGCGGATCCTCTACCTGTCCGCTCATTCTCACCGACTGCCAAGTCCCCGTTGAAAACGTCTTGGGTGACATCGGCAAAGGGCACGTGATCGCCTTCAACATCCTCA from Terriglobales bacterium carries:
- a CDS encoding acetyl-CoA C-acyltransferase, coding for MLEVVIVSSVRTPVGKAYKGTLRATRPDDLAAVAIKGALERVPQLDPKEIEDVIIGCAMPEAEQGMNVARIASLRAGLPVECSAMTINRFCSSGLQAISLAADAIAAGRAEVVVAGGTESMTMIPMGGHKVSANPWLVSNYPDAYLSMGLTAERLAKRYGITREQADEFSLRSHKNAIAAIQSGKFDDEIVPVPVSFTTPNGSKPKRTEIVFKVDEGPRADTTIEALLALKPAFHVKGTVTAGNSSQMSDGAAASVVMSAEKAKTLGLKPLARFVAFATAGYKPEEMGIGPVYAIPKALKIAGLKLGDIDVIELNEAFAAQSLSVIKEGGLDPEKVNPNGGAIALGHPLGCTGAKLTASIIRELKRRNGRYGIVTMCVGGGMGAAGIIESMQ
- a CDS encoding 3-hydroxyacyl-CoA dehydrogenase NAD-binding domain-containing protein, whose amino-acid sequence is MKRIDKVAVLGAGTMGARIAAHLANAGVPSYLLDIVPPDADGPARNKIAQAGLDGAIKSKPAAFFEPSLAKLVKVGNFDDNLKWLSECDWVIEVVVENVEIKRSLLRKVEQVRKPGTIITTNTSGLPVASIAEGFSEDFRRMWFGTHFFNPPRYMRLLEIIPTPESDKSAMDAIAHFCDVRLGKGIVWAKDTPNFIANRIGTFSALNVMKAMQEMDLSIEEVDALTGTAVGWPKTATFRLMDLVGLDILGHVVSNMTANVKDERGDLKIPDFYRQMIERKMLGDKTKGGFYKKVKGPEGEQRLGLDWKTLEYRPRQKAHFASLEMAKNIEDTAQRLKMLLNLDGSKPDKAGHFLWRTLSDLWNYAANRVPEISDTVVEIDRAMKLGFNWEMGPFELWDAAGVEATVARMKKEGKPVATNVEKLLAAGVKTWYEDCPHAASGRSYFDLRSNSYEHVQVPEGVWSVTVAKKSEGVVKKNAGASLVDLGDGIGCIEFHSKMNAIGGDIVQLITETLKPGSQVGANFDGFVITNDASNFSVGANIMLLLMSIQEGEWDEIDFMIRGFQNMTQAIKFSPKPVVCAPFGMTLGGGCEVALHSSVRQPHAELYMGLVEVGVGLLPGGGGCKEMTLRAVDAATSIRPDGRGESVELMEAMKRVFETVAMAKVSTSVNEARNLGFLSHSDLVSMNRERQLSDAKACALELARLGYKPPVPRTDVPAPGENILATLKLGVHMMRQGDYISDHEQKIGNKVAEVLCGGAVSPGMPVSEQYLLDLEREGFKSLCGERKTQERIQYTLKTGKPLRN